In a single window of the Streptomyces sp. NBC_00353 genome:
- a CDS encoding methyltransferase domain-containing protein translates to MPKETAVYTHGHHESVLRSHRWRTAANSAAYLIGELRPGMAVLDVGCGPGTITADLAALVAPGPVTAVDTNGEILDQAAEVAAERGLENLEFATADVHDLDFPDDSFDVVHAHQVLQHVGDPVQALREMRRVCRPGGIVAARDSDYAAMTWYPEVPVMDAWQELYRRVARANGGEPDAGRRLLSWARRAGFTDITPSAAAWCFATPENRVWWSGLWADRTVGSAYAKLAVDGGHATTEQLTDIAAAWRAWGEQDDAWFMVPHGEVLCRA, encoded by the coding sequence ATGCCGAAGGAGACCGCCGTCTACACCCACGGCCACCACGAGTCGGTGCTGCGCTCGCACCGCTGGCGCACTGCCGCCAACTCGGCGGCCTATCTGATCGGCGAACTCCGGCCGGGCATGGCGGTGCTGGACGTCGGCTGCGGTCCGGGCACCATCACCGCGGATCTGGCGGCGCTGGTCGCCCCCGGCCCGGTGACCGCGGTCGACACCAACGGGGAGATCCTGGACCAGGCCGCCGAGGTCGCCGCCGAACGCGGCCTGGAAAACCTGGAGTTCGCCACCGCCGACGTGCACGACCTGGACTTCCCCGACGACTCCTTCGACGTCGTGCACGCCCACCAGGTGCTGCAGCATGTGGGCGACCCGGTGCAGGCACTGCGCGAGATGCGGAGAGTCTGCCGCCCCGGCGGCATCGTCGCGGCCCGCGACAGCGACTACGCGGCGATGACCTGGTACCCCGAGGTGCCGGTCATGGACGCGTGGCAGGAGCTGTACCGGCGGGTGGCCCGCGCCAATGGTGGCGAGCCGGACGCGGGCCGGCGGCTGCTCTCCTGGGCCCGACGAGCCGGCTTCACCGACATCACCCCGTCCGCCGCCGCCTGGTGTTTCGCCACGCCGGAGAACCGGGTCTGGTGGAGCGGTCTGTGGGCGGACCGTACGGTCGGCTCGGCGTACGCGAAGCTGGCCGTCGACGGTGGCCATGCGACCACCGAGCAGCTGACCGACATCGCAGCGGCCTGGCGCGCCTGGGGCGAGCAGGACGACGCATGGTTCATGGTCCCGCACGGCGAAGTGCTCTGCCGCGCCTGA
- a CDS encoding VOC family protein codes for MEILGTTLRICVDDLEAAVAFYEDLTASPALRFERGGVSVAAIGCFLLMSGPESELEILRKVTATIAVKNVDDAHESLTRVGARILAGPVPTPVGRNLIAVHPDGSVFEYVDRNLSA; via the coding sequence ATGGAAATTCTGGGAACCACGCTGCGCATCTGCGTCGACGACCTGGAGGCCGCGGTGGCCTTCTACGAGGACCTCACAGCCAGTCCGGCGCTGCGCTTCGAGCGCGGCGGTGTCTCGGTCGCCGCGATCGGCTGCTTTCTGCTGATGAGTGGCCCCGAGTCGGAGCTGGAGATCCTGCGCAAGGTGACGGCGACGATCGCGGTGAAGAACGTCGACGACGCGCATGAGTCGCTCACCCGCGTCGGCGCCCGGATACTCGCGGGCCCGGTACCGACCCCGGTCGGCCGGAACCTGATCGCGGTCCATCCGGACGGCTCGGTCTTCGAGTACGTCGACCGGAACCTGTCGGCCTGA
- a CDS encoding DUF5107 domain-containing protein, translating into MATTVRRAVLTLPAAPLGPENPLPALRPLDEMHVVDDRDRAGLPRDMARQIGYEPLTTVLPVRILDGYGRERTPTDLDAIVIENDRLRATVLPGLGGRIHSLHHKPTGRELLYTNPVLQPADFALNGAWFSGGIEWNIGATGHTTLSCAPVHAARVPAPDGGEMVRLWEWERLRDLPFQVDLWLPGDSDFLHVGVRIRNPHEHTAPVYWWSNIAVPEGAWSRVLAPADEAWHFGYERTLTRVPVPETGSVDRTYPLRSDFPADYFYEVPDGTRRWIASLDEDGHGLVQTSTDLLRGRKLFLWGSGPGGRRWQQWLTEPGTVGYAEIQAGLARTQLEHIPLEPGAEFSWLESYGPLTANPGVVHGDDWAAARAETEQRLAEALPRADVDAAYAAWRPHADTEPGEFLAAGSGWGALEVRRGKYRLPGTPFAESTLGEQQAPWLHLLDQGAFPEPRRVTPPGPSLVSAHWRDMLETASAEPLTEYHLGVAQWHAGDRAQAVRSWERGLALAPSRWPLLRCLAVAAQEGGQRSRAADHYAEAFEDLCAERRDDGEAWTAATTALGHEAIEALLAAGRPDEARTVWAGLRPAIRQRGRFRLLEARLLLAEGDPAAARAVFDEGFEVADLREGAEILDEVWSALSDEPLPDAYNYRMRPKS; encoded by the coding sequence TTGGCCACGACCGTACGACGAGCCGTACTGACTCTGCCCGCCGCACCGCTGGGCCCGGAAAACCCGCTGCCGGCGCTGCGGCCGCTCGACGAGATGCATGTCGTCGACGACCGCGACCGGGCCGGGCTGCCGCGCGACATGGCACGGCAGATCGGCTACGAGCCGCTGACCACCGTCCTGCCAGTGCGCATTCTCGACGGGTACGGACGCGAGCGGACCCCCACCGACCTGGACGCGATCGTCATCGAGAACGACCGGCTCCGGGCCACGGTCCTGCCCGGGCTCGGCGGCCGGATCCACTCCCTCCACCACAAGCCGACCGGCCGGGAGCTGCTCTACACCAACCCCGTCCTGCAGCCTGCCGACTTCGCCCTCAACGGCGCCTGGTTCTCCGGCGGCATCGAGTGGAACATCGGCGCGACCGGTCACACCACACTGTCCTGCGCGCCGGTGCACGCCGCCCGCGTCCCCGCACCCGACGGCGGTGAAATGGTCCGTCTCTGGGAGTGGGAGCGGCTGCGCGACCTGCCGTTCCAGGTGGACCTGTGGCTGCCGGGGGACTCCGACTTCCTCCATGTCGGGGTACGGATACGCAACCCGCACGAGCACACCGCGCCCGTCTACTGGTGGTCCAACATCGCCGTCCCGGAGGGCGCATGGTCCCGGGTGCTGGCCCCTGCCGACGAGGCCTGGCACTTCGGTTACGAGCGGACCCTGACCCGGGTGCCCGTGCCGGAGACCGGTTCCGTCGACCGTACGTACCCGCTGCGCAGCGACTTCCCCGCCGACTACTTCTACGAGGTGCCCGACGGCACCCGCCGCTGGATCGCCTCCCTCGACGAGGACGGTCACGGACTCGTCCAGACCTCCACCGACCTGCTGCGCGGCCGCAAGCTCTTCCTCTGGGGCAGCGGGCCCGGCGGGCGCCGGTGGCAGCAGTGGCTCACCGAGCCCGGCACCGTCGGCTACGCGGAGATCCAGGCCGGACTCGCCCGTACCCAGCTGGAGCACATCCCGCTCGAACCCGGCGCCGAGTTCAGCTGGCTGGAGTCGTACGGACCGCTGACCGCCAACCCCGGTGTCGTGCACGGTGACGACTGGGCCGCGGCCCGCGCCGAGACCGAGCAGCGCCTCGCCGAAGCCCTGCCGCGCGCCGACGTCGACGCCGCGTACGCGGCCTGGCGCCCGCACGCCGACACCGAGCCCGGTGAGTTCCTTGCCGCCGGCTCCGGCTGGGGCGCCCTCGAAGTCCGGCGCGGCAAGTACCGACTCCCGGGCACACCGTTCGCCGAGTCCACCCTCGGCGAACAGCAGGCACCCTGGCTGCACCTCCTCGACCAGGGCGCCTTCCCCGAGCCGCGCCGTGTGACGCCCCCCGGACCCTCGCTCGTCTCCGCACACTGGCGCGACATGCTGGAGACGGCATCCGCCGAACCCCTCACCGAGTACCACCTCGGCGTCGCCCAGTGGCACGCCGGCGACCGCGCCCAGGCGGTCCGCAGCTGGGAGCGCGGTCTGGCCCTCGCCCCGTCCCGCTGGCCGCTGCTGCGCTGCCTGGCCGTCGCCGCCCAGGAGGGCGGCCAGCGGAGCAGGGCCGCCGACCACTACGCCGAGGCGTTCGAGGACCTCTGCGCGGAACGCCGGGACGACGGCGAAGCCTGGACCGCCGCCACCACTGCCCTCGGCCATGAGGCGATAGAGGCGCTGCTGGCGGCCGGGCGGCCCGACGAGGCCCGCACGGTCTGGGCCGGGCTGCGCCCGGCGATCCGGCAGCGGGGCCGGTTCCGCCTGCTGGAGGCCCGACTCCTGCTCGCCGAGGGCGACCCTGCGGCGGCCCGTGCCGTCTTCGACGAGGGCTTCGAGGTCGCGGACCTGCGGGAGGGGGCGGAGATCCTGGACGAGGTCTGGTCGGCGCTCAGTGACGAACCGCTGCCCGACGCGTACAACTACCGTATGCGTCCGAAGAGTTGA
- a CDS encoding DUF6204 family protein, giving the protein MSTQHTYRVIVRGTWEGLTDEARARLLAEVEQHGLEAMQFTEEGSLTYDTVLKHFSFRYVVVSDAEDGEEMASAIAEDRAETTLKEHGYGYGRLRSTATDMDTMKINYKGR; this is encoded by the coding sequence ATGAGCACCCAGCACACCTACCGAGTGATCGTGCGCGGCACCTGGGAGGGCCTCACGGACGAGGCCCGCGCCCGCCTGCTGGCAGAGGTGGAACAGCACGGCCTGGAGGCGATGCAGTTCACCGAGGAGGGTTCGCTCACCTACGACACGGTGCTCAAGCACTTCAGCTTCCGGTACGTGGTCGTATCGGACGCCGAGGACGGCGAAGAGATGGCATCCGCGATCGCCGAGGACCGGGCGGAGACGACGCTGAAGGAGCACGGGTACGGCTACGGGCGGCTGCGCTCCACCGCGACCGACATGGACACCATGAAGATCAACTACAAGGGTCGGTAG
- a CDS encoding NmrA/HSCARG family protein encodes MAEEPILVLAATGGQGRAVTDALLCRRARVRALVRDPDRRDAQELANRGVEVVAGSLSDRGSLVAAMRGAAGVFALTTPFESGVEAEVRQGRAILSAAAEVRVPHLVFSSVAGADQESGVPHFDSKARIEAELVSGDVPFTILGPTYFFDNALGGAERILGGVLDLPLPADRALQQLARPDLGAFAAEVLLQPGLYVGQRIELASDAPTPVQMASALSAALGREVLHRSVPPAAVGNPDMRAMWTFLNGPGYRVDIPTLHASRPEVSWTSFADWAHRTWATAR; translated from the coding sequence ATGGCCGAAGAGCCGATACTGGTGCTTGCTGCAACCGGGGGGCAGGGGAGAGCTGTGACCGACGCTCTACTGTGCCGCCGAGCCCGGGTCCGAGCACTGGTACGTGACCCCGACCGCAGAGACGCGCAGGAACTGGCCAACCGGGGCGTCGAGGTAGTGGCAGGTTCGCTGAGCGATCGTGGTTCGCTCGTCGCGGCCATGAGGGGGGCGGCGGGTGTCTTCGCGCTCACCACACCCTTCGAAAGTGGTGTCGAGGCGGAGGTACGTCAGGGGCGGGCAATCCTTTCTGCCGCCGCGGAAGTGCGTGTTCCGCATCTCGTGTTCAGCTCTGTGGCCGGGGCTGACCAGGAGAGTGGGGTCCCGCATTTCGATAGCAAGGCGCGTATCGAAGCGGAACTGGTCTCCGGCGATGTGCCGTTCACGATTCTCGGGCCGACGTACTTCTTCGACAACGCGCTCGGCGGAGCGGAGCGCATCCTCGGCGGCGTTCTTGACCTGCCGCTCCCTGCTGATCGGGCGTTGCAGCAACTTGCCCGCCCCGACCTCGGCGCCTTCGCGGCGGAAGTACTGCTCCAGCCTGGGCTCTACGTCGGACAGCGCATCGAGTTGGCCAGCGATGCACCCACTCCCGTGCAGATGGCGTCCGCGCTCAGCGCGGCGCTGGGACGGGAGGTCCTCCACCGGTCAGTTCCGCCGGCCGCAGTCGGCAATCCGGACATGCGTGCGATGTGGACGTTTTTGAACGGCCCCGGCTATCGCGTCGATATCCCCACACTCCACGCTTCTCGCCCTGAGGTCAGCTGGACCAGCTTCGCCGACTGGGCGCACCGCACGTGGGCGACTGCCCGCTGA
- a CDS encoding helix-turn-helix domain-containing protein, protein MSTALSTSQLSSSDRVECWHEAVSRTFIPLDVNLLEKEPSPGMIVSNQLGVLGVSRVQAGPQMVTRSKRLIARDGQRFLILSLQGRGTAIKEQDGRESVIKPREFSISDSSRLFRKKLQSEFCFTSFHFPREELHVRDEDLRALTATAFSSDTGSAALVATYFERMAREAAGFDAAVGRQFAATGLDLLALLIDERRGRFTSQAPELAAATLVRVKDHIMRNLSDPDLSPSTIAAAHFMSVRYLHKLFELEGATVGGWIRMQRLERCRRDLLRPAAVSVGVAAVARRWGFVSPSHFSRVFRAAYGMTPREWQVHGLPGERHTDERL, encoded by the coding sequence GTGTCCACCGCCCTTTCCACGTCGCAGTTGTCCTCCTCCGACCGGGTGGAGTGCTGGCACGAAGCGGTGTCGCGCACCTTCATACCGCTCGACGTCAACCTCCTTGAGAAGGAACCGTCGCCTGGAATGATTGTCAGCAATCAGCTCGGCGTCCTGGGGGTCTCGCGTGTCCAGGCAGGACCGCAAATGGTGACGCGCAGCAAACGCCTCATCGCCCGGGATGGTCAAAGATTTCTTATTCTCAGTCTCCAGGGGCGAGGTACCGCAATAAAGGAGCAGGACGGCCGAGAATCTGTGATAAAGCCGCGCGAATTCTCCATATCCGATTCCTCTCGCCTGTTCAGGAAGAAACTCCAGAGCGAATTTTGTTTCACCTCCTTCCACTTCCCCCGGGAAGAGCTTCACGTGCGGGACGAGGATCTGCGGGCGCTGACTGCGACAGCCTTCTCCAGTGACACGGGAAGTGCTGCACTGGTGGCAACCTATTTCGAGCGCATGGCGCGCGAAGCAGCGGGTTTCGACGCCGCCGTCGGCCGTCAGTTCGCCGCCACGGGGCTCGACCTGCTGGCACTCTTGATCGACGAGCGGCGCGGTCGCTTCACTTCCCAGGCTCCGGAGCTCGCCGCAGCCACACTTGTGCGGGTGAAGGACCACATCATGCGAAACCTTTCCGACCCCGACCTGTCACCCTCCACGATCGCCGCAGCGCACTTCATGTCGGTTCGCTACTTGCACAAGTTGTTCGAGCTCGAGGGAGCCACGGTGGGCGGCTGGATCCGGATGCAGCGCCTGGAGCGATGCCGCAGGGACCTTCTGCGGCCCGCAGCCGTGAGTGTCGGGGTGGCGGCCGTGGCCCGGCGCTGGGGTTTTGTGAGCCCCAGCCACTTCAGCCGTGTCTTCCGCGCGGCTTACGGTATGACGCCTCGCGAATGGCAGGTTCACGGCCTACCCGGTGAGCGGCACACCGATGAGAGGCTTTGA
- a CDS encoding alpha/beta fold hydrolase codes for MPSSATPTVVLVHGAFADASSFARVIPELTARGLNVVAPAVPNRSLLGDAEYIASVVRQVPGPVVLVGHSYGGAVITVAGAEDNVQALVYVAGYALEEGESLGELQGRFPDSDLANVLVYTPFPVEGSSEPGTDVSVRPDAFPDVFAADVDRDLATVLAVSQRPLAALAFAEKAPVAAWRTKPSWGLVCSSDHTINPDVERYGYRRAGMTTAEVDSSHLVMLAHPKRVAEFIHKAVTACIH; via the coding sequence GTGCCCAGCTCTGCCACCCCGACCGTCGTTCTGGTTCACGGCGCCTTCGCCGACGCCTCGAGTTTCGCCCGTGTCATCCCTGAGCTCACCGCCCGGGGCCTGAACGTGGTGGCTCCGGCGGTCCCCAACCGCAGTCTGCTCGGAGACGCCGAATACATCGCCTCGGTCGTGCGCCAGGTACCCGGACCGGTCGTCCTGGTCGGTCACTCCTACGGGGGCGCCGTCATCACCGTGGCCGGCGCGGAGGACAACGTCCAGGCACTGGTATACGTGGCGGGCTACGCCCTGGAAGAAGGGGAAAGCCTGGGTGAGCTGCAGGGCCGGTTCCCGGACTCCGATCTCGCCAACGTGCTTGTGTACACGCCCTTCCCGGTCGAGGGCTCCAGTGAGCCCGGCACCGACGTCTCTGTCCGGCCCGACGCCTTCCCGGACGTCTTCGCGGCCGATGTCGACCGCGACCTCGCGACCGTCCTCGCTGTGTCCCAACGCCCGCTGGCAGCGTTGGCGTTCGCGGAGAAGGCTCCCGTCGCGGCATGGCGGACGAAGCCTTCCTGGGGGCTGGTGTGCTCCTCCGACCACACCATCAACCCTGACGTGGAGCGCTATGGCTACCGCCGGGCCGGCATGACCACCGCCGAGGTCGATTCCTCCCACCTGGTCATGCTTGCCCATCCCAAGCGCGTCGCGGAGTTCATCCACAAGGCCGTCACAGCCTGCATTCACTGA
- a CDS encoding alpha/beta fold hydrolase, whose product MTRRSATVTLLAGAGAAVLGVPTASAAQSPAIHKPLGSPPHPAAPTVVLIHGAFADASSWSAVVNLLQREGHPVLAPALPLRGLAEDAAYISSFLESVPGPVVLVGHSYGGAVISHAASGNPRVKALVYIAAFVPEVGESALDLTSKFPGSTLAQATTTQFYPLPGGGRGEELLIKQALFRKQFAAGVPVDIAQVMAVGQRPVAVKALQEKATAAAWKAIPSWCLVATQDRNIPPAAEQWMADRARAHTVRVVAPHAAAVSAPGAVAKLILRAVHAIR is encoded by the coding sequence ATGACCCGCCGCAGCGCCACCGTCACCCTGCTCGCAGGCGCGGGCGCCGCAGTTCTGGGAGTCCCCACCGCCTCCGCGGCCCAGTCCCCGGCCATCCACAAGCCACTCGGCTCACCGCCTCACCCGGCCGCACCCACCGTTGTCCTGATCCACGGCGCATTCGCCGACGCCTCCAGCTGGAGTGCCGTGGTCAACCTCCTCCAGCGTGAGGGCCACCCCGTCCTTGCCCCCGCCCTACCGTTGCGTGGGCTCGCCGAAGACGCCGCCTACATAAGCAGCTTCCTTGAGAGCGTTCCAGGACCCGTCGTGCTGGTCGGCCACTCCTACGGAGGTGCGGTCATCAGCCACGCCGCAAGCGGAAATCCCCGGGTCAAGGCGCTGGTCTACATCGCGGCCTTCGTGCCCGAGGTGGGGGAAAGCGCTCTGGATCTCACCAGCAAATTTCCCGGCAGCACCTTGGCGCAGGCCACCACCACCCAGTTCTATCCGCTGCCGGGCGGCGGTCGCGGCGAGGAACTGCTCATCAAGCAGGCCCTCTTCCGCAAACAGTTCGCCGCGGGGGTCCCGGTCGACATCGCTCAGGTGATGGCCGTGGGTCAGCGGCCGGTCGCCGTGAAGGCTCTGCAGGAGAAGGCCACCGCCGCGGCCTGGAAGGCCATTCCGAGCTGGTGCCTCGTGGCAACGCAGGACCGCAACATTCCTCCTGCCGCCGAACAGTGGATGGCCGATCGCGCCCGTGCCCACACGGTGCGGGTTGTCGCCCCCCATGCCGCTGCGGTGAGCGCACCCGGCGCCGTCGCGAAGCTAATCCTGCGTGCCGTCCACGCCATCCGCTGA
- a CDS encoding WhiB family transcriptional regulator: MPRTPKYLERLRPLSRLWDWQHFAACSGMDSSVLFSPSGERGRRRREREERARRVCDTCVVWQECARMALDTREQYGVWGGLSEADRVRML, translated from the coding sequence ATGCCAAGGACACCCAAGTACCTGGAACGGCTCAGGCCCTTGAGCCGGCTGTGGGACTGGCAGCACTTCGCTGCCTGCAGCGGCATGGACAGCTCTGTGTTGTTCTCGCCCAGTGGCGAGCGCGGCCGGCGGCGCAGGGAGCGCGAAGAGCGGGCCCGCCGTGTATGCGACACCTGCGTGGTCTGGCAGGAATGTGCACGCATGGCGCTCGACACCCGTGAGCAGTACGGCGTATGGGGTGGCCTGTCGGAGGCGGACCGAGTCCGCATGCTCTGA